One Rosa chinensis cultivar Old Blush chromosome 5, RchiOBHm-V2, whole genome shotgun sequence genomic region harbors:
- the LOC112164040 gene encoding protein FAR1-RELATED SEQUENCE 5-like, producing MDNALGATDVNVENFDFDLELDWKPRKGMEFDSEQAAYDFYNRYGGKEGFSIRRESHAKNKKTSEITSRVFVCCKEGIRSKDKREYMIRKSRAETRTGCHAELCIKLNRENNKFFVTHFVEEHNHALVVKECSHMLPSQRKVQDCQGIDIDLAHDSGIGVTSLYELMGKQAGGRDAVGYTKQDVKNYLRSKRQRSLEYGEAGYIMKYFSDQTLENPSFYHAVQLDSEEQITNLFWADAKMIIDYGQFGDVVSFDMTYKINKSNRPLAVFIGFNHHRETIIFGVALMYDETADSFIWLFETFLRAMSGKAPKTIFTDQDAVMAKAFRHVMPDAYHRLCKWHMMQNAIKHGSSFLTEDGGITSILSRFMENIEEEDEFISAWDAILDQYGARDNTWLSSIYDLREKWGFPYVKRAWSAGLRSTQLSESFNSALKKYLDSNHNLSEFFTHYERMVADKRYKELQAEYDMCFRLPILKMHVKMLYEARKVYTKLIFEEFQDQFESSLEASITDCVDVDGGKIYTVIRDGYSRERQVKRDSDDILSCSCRLFEMKGVVCRHIIKVLREVMQVKEIPEHYILKRWTKKARAESVQDMHGREIQPDPKLQQASWYRSLCSTYIRISSRASENEKAYKLVMTNAEKLAKEVEELLRSEMNAKVDENGHTTQSTPTGQLNVDGNVVNAKGLKKKETSKGRKRRIKSQVEISMNKNKKQRQPSKKAMEVTPDQMNDVYKVTFDPRCNEENATLDLTNNAENDASVITSNADQFLEQDFCASSLSQILRSIALVLFSAISGIHIVLLNN from the exons ATGGATAATGCATTGGGTGCAACAGATGTTAatgtagagaattttgattttgatttggaatTGGATTGGAAACCAAGAAAAGGAATGGAGTTTGATTCTGAACAAGCAGCTTATGACTTCTACAATAGGTATGGAGGAAAAGAGGGGTTTAGTATTAGAAGGGAGAGTCATGCTAAGAACAAGAAAACCAGTGAAATCACTTCAAGAGTATTTGTTTGCTGTAAGGAAGGTATTCGATCCAAAGATAAGAGGGAATACATGATTAGAAAATCCAGAGCAGAGACACGTACAGGTTGCCATGCTGAACTTTGTATTAAATTGAATAGGGAGAACAATAAGTTCTTTGTTACCCATTTTGTTGAAGAGCACAATCATGCTCTTGTGGTGAAAGAATGTTCCCACATGCTTCCTTCGCAACGAAAAGTACAAGACTGTCAAGGCATTGATATAGACTTAGCACACGATTCTGGAATTGGTGTCACGTCTCTATATGAGTTGATGGGTAAGCAAGCCGGTGGAAGAGATGCTGTGGGGTATACAAAACAAGATGTGAAAAATTACCTTAGATCAAAGAGACAAAGAAGCTTGGAGTATGGAGAAGCTGGATATATTATGAAATATTTTTCAGACCAAACATTGGAAAACCCTTCATTCTACCATGCTGTGCAATTAGACAGTGAGGAGCAAATAACAAACTTATTTTGGGCAGATGCTAAAATGATCATTGATTATGGCCAATTTGGGGATGTTGTTAGTTTTGATATGACATACAAGATTAACAAATCTAATCGACCTCTTGCTGTGTTCATTGGATTCAATCACCACCGTGAGACTATTATATTTGGGGTGGCTTTAATGTATGATGAAACAGCAGATTCATTTATATGGTTGTTTGAGACCTTTTTGAGGGCAATGTCTGGAAAGGCTCCAAAGACTATATTTACAGATCAAGATGCTGTAATGGCAAAGGCTTTTCGACATGTTATGCCAGATGCATATCATAGGCTTTGCAAATGGCATATGATGCAAAATGCCATAAAGCATGGGAGTAGTTTTTTGACAGAGGATGGTGGAATCACAAGTATTTTGTCAAGGTTCATGGAAAATATTGAGGAGGAAGATGAGTTTATATCTGCTTGGGATgctatacttgatcaatatggtgCGCGTGACAATACTTGGCTGAGTAGCATATATGATTTAAGAGAAAAGTGGGGCTTTCCGTATGTTAAGCGAGCATGGTCAGCTGGATTAAGAAGCACTCAACTAAGTGAGAGTTTTAACTCTGCCTTGAAAAAATATTTAGACTCTAACCACAATCTGTCAGAGTTTTTTACACACTATGAGAGGATGGTTGCTGATAAAAGGTACAAGGAGTTACAAGCAGAATATGATATGTGCTTCAGGTTGCCTATTCTGAAAATGCATGTCAAAATGCTATATGAAGCAAGAAAAGTTTACACTAAACTAATATTTGAAGAGTTTCAAGATCAATTTGAATCGTCTCTTGAAGCTTCTATAACAGATTGTGTTGATGTTGATGGTGGAAAGATATATACTGTGATTAGAGATGGCTACTCTAGAGAACGGCAAGTGAAGAGAGATAGTGATGATATACTCTCTTGTAGTTGCAGATTATTTGAGATGAAAGGGGTTGTATGTAGGCACATTATCAAGGTCCTTAGAGAAGTGATGCAAGTCAAAGAAATTCCTGAGCATTATATCTTAAAAAGATGGACCAAAAAAGCTCGAGCTGAAAGTGTTCAAGACATGCATGGGCGTGAAATTCAACCCGACCCTAAGTTGCAACAAGCCTCTTGGTACAGATCTTTATGTTCCACCTACATTAGAATATCAAGCAGGGCTTCTGAAAATGAAAAAGCATACAAATTAGTCATGACAAATGCAGAGAAGTTAGCAAAAGAAGTTGAAGAATTGCTACGATCTGAAATGAATGCTAAAGTGGATGAGAATGGTCATACAACTCAATCCACTCCTACTGGACAACTCAATGTAGATGGTAATGTGGTGAATGCAAAAGGGCTAAAGAAGAAGGAAACATCTAAAGGAAGAAAACGGAGAATCAAGAGTCAAGTAGAGATAAGcatgaacaaaaataaaaaacagaggCAACCCAGTAAAAAAGCAATGGAG GTTACTCCTGATCAAATGAATGATGTATACAAGGTGACTTTTGATCCAAGATGTAATGAAGAGAATGCTACTCTTGATCTAACAAACAATGCAGAGAATGATGCTTCTGTTATAACAAGTAATGCAGATCAATTTTTGGAACAAGACTTTTGTGCATCTTCACTTAGTCAG ATATTGAGAAGTATTGCTTTGGTTCTCTTCTCAGCAATTTCTGGTATACATATAGTTCTATTGAACAATTGA